From the genome of Desulfovibrio gilichinskyi, one region includes:
- the rplU gene encoding 50S ribosomal protein L21 — MYAIIETGGKQFRVEEGLELNIQKLDVEAGTKVDLDKILLIGQGEDIKIGAPYVEGAKVACTILEHGRDKKIIVFKKRRRQDSQTKQGHRQDYTRIKVEAIQA; from the coding sequence ATGTACGCAATAATAGAGACTGGCGGCAAGCAGTTCCGCGTTGAAGAAGGCTTGGAACTCAATATCCAGAAATTGGACGTTGAAGCAGGCACCAAGGTCGATCTTGATAAAATTCTTCTCATCGGTCAGGGCGAAGATATAAAAATCGGAGCTCCTTACGTTGAAGGCGCGAAAGTAGCCTGCACAATCCTTGAACACGGCCGTGATAAAAAAATCATCGTTTTCAAGAAAAGACGCAGACAAGACTCTCAGACCAAACAGGGTCATCGTCAGGATTATACAAGAATCAAAGTTGAAGCTATTCAAGCTTAA
- a CDS encoding ComF family protein, translating into MISGFISYFSPIAVFERLKSLFTEKRCPVCHTPHSNKKLLCPDCYDIIINESEHDETAKQQDIYFYAPYRGLLRDLIIDWKFNNNFGYSSLLSQFAASVAESIPETMRPDIIIPVPLHPSRLRKRGFNQSLIIAESVATILGAKLSDRALVRNRKTIPQAKLSKEKRADNLKNAFTADKSIIAGKTILLIDDVYTTGSTIHECSRTLIKAGAVKVEVMVLAKTLL; encoded by the coding sequence ATGATATCCGGTTTTATTTCATATTTTTCGCCGATCGCCGTATTTGAGCGACTGAAGTCTCTCTTTACAGAAAAAAGATGCCCAGTATGCCATACTCCTCATTCAAATAAAAAACTCCTTTGCCCTGACTGTTACGATATAATCATCAATGAATCTGAACATGATGAAACAGCTAAGCAACAGGATATTTACTTTTACGCGCCGTACAGAGGACTGCTTCGCGATTTAATCATAGACTGGAAGTTTAATAACAACTTCGGGTACAGCTCATTACTATCACAATTCGCAGCAAGTGTTGCTGAATCTATTCCTGAAACAATGCGGCCTGACATTATTATTCCGGTTCCTCTGCATCCGTCACGGCTGCGCAAAAGAGGCTTTAATCAGAGCCTCATCATAGCTGAAAGTGTTGCAACAATTTTAGGTGCAAAGCTTTCTGACCGTGCACTCGTAAGAAATCGTAAAACCATTCCGCAAGCCAAACTTTCCAAAGAAAAACGCGCCGATAATCTTAAAAATGCTTTTACGGCAGATAAATCAATCATAGCAGGTAAAACAATTCTGCTGATTGACGATGTCTATACGACCGGATCGACAATTCACGAATGCTCCCGTACATTAATTAAGGCCGGAGCTGTAAAAGTTGAGGTAATGGTTTTGGCAAAAACCCTGCTTTAA
- the obgE gene encoding GTPase ObgE, with amino-acid sequence MKFFDEATITVRSGKGGNGCVAFRRERYIPKGGPCGGDGGKGGDLIFRGSADLLSLYDFRLKRVYEAKNGMQGMGSDKYGKAADDTILDLPIGTLVYEMKEDGSEKLLADLTKEGKEIVICKGGDGGRGNIHFKSSINQTPRQAEDGFPGEEKRLRLQLKIIADVGLLGLPNAGKSTFISKISAAKPKIAAYPFTTLVPNLGVIDDDFGNKLVIADIPGLIEGASTGMGLGHRFLKHVERTRFLIHILSSEDLSLESPFDGFNMLDEELRIYDEDLANKTQLRVINKIDLLSEEDLATLKAKAAEANEEIYFISALHEDGLKKLVKDMWDRFNAMNQEEKDEQDEQQA; translated from the coding sequence ATGAAATTTTTTGATGAAGCAACAATCACAGTACGCTCTGGAAAAGGCGGTAACGGATGTGTGGCTTTCAGACGTGAAAGGTACATCCCTAAAGGTGGACCTTGCGGCGGAGACGGCGGAAAAGGCGGAGATTTAATCTTTCGCGGAAGTGCCGACCTCCTGTCTCTTTATGACTTCAGGCTTAAAAGAGTCTATGAAGCCAAAAACGGAATGCAGGGAATGGGTAGTGATAAGTACGGCAAAGCTGCTGACGACACCATCCTCGACCTGCCGATCGGTACACTTGTATATGAAATGAAAGAAGACGGTTCCGAAAAACTGCTCGCAGACCTGACAAAAGAAGGAAAAGAGATTGTCATCTGCAAAGGCGGTGACGGCGGACGCGGAAACATCCACTTCAAGTCATCAATAAACCAGACGCCGAGACAGGCTGAAGACGGCTTCCCCGGCGAAGAAAAGAGACTTCGTCTGCAACTTAAGATTATTGCAGATGTAGGTTTACTTGGACTTCCGAATGCCGGAAAATCAACCTTCATTTCTAAAATTTCTGCTGCGAAACCCAAAATTGCAGCATACCCCTTCACCACCTTAGTTCCTAATCTGGGAGTTATTGACGATGACTTCGGCAACAAGCTGGTCATTGCTGATATTCCCGGACTCATTGAAGGAGCCAGCACAGGAATGGGACTGGGGCACAGATTTCTAAAGCATGTTGAACGCACCAGATTTCTCATTCATATCCTTAGTTCCGAAGACCTCAGCCTTGAATCCCCTTTTGATGGTTTCAATATGCTGGATGAAGAACTCCGTATATATGATGAAGATCTTGCAAATAAAACTCAGCTCCGTGTAATTAACAAAATAGATTTACTTTCTGAAGAAGATCTTGCGACTCTGAAAGCTAAAGCTGCAGAAGCAAACGAAGAAATCTATTTTATATCCGCACTGCACGAAGACGGACTTAAGAAGCTTGTAAAAGACATGTGGGATAGATTCAACGCCATGAATCAAGAGGAAAAAGATGAGCAAGATGAGCAACAGGCTTGA
- a CDS encoding ABC transporter permease encodes MLNKKPLTPPTRFQKYGMLILGLTLVGTISIAAICAPLLTHYDPFALNIDNLLQAPSGTHLFGTDALGRDVFARILYGGRVSLWVGFVAVGISTAIGLVLGLTAGYFGGLVDEIIMRGVDVMLCFPSFFLILAVIAFLEPGLMNIMIVIGFTSWMGVARLVRAETLSLRKRDFVQASKLAGAGPIRIMATHILPNAITPVLVSATLGVAGAILVESSLSFLGLGVQPPDPSWGNLLMDGKEVLEIAPWLSIFPGMAILLTVLGYNLLGEALRDILDPRLKQ; translated from the coding sequence ATGCTAAATAAAAAGCCTTTAACTCCACCTACCCGCTTTCAAAAATACGGCATGCTCATTCTTGGGCTTACCCTTGTGGGAACCATTTCAATCGCGGCTATATGTGCCCCTCTGTTAACACACTATGACCCTTTTGCCCTGAATATTGATAATCTGCTGCAAGCTCCGAGCGGTACGCACCTATTCGGGACAGATGCACTGGGCCGCGACGTTTTCGCCCGTATTCTGTATGGAGGAAGGGTCTCACTCTGGGTAGGATTTGTGGCAGTTGGGATTTCCACTGCGATAGGTCTTGTGCTCGGACTGACAGCAGGGTATTTCGGGGGTCTGGTTGATGAAATAATTATGCGCGGCGTTGATGTAATGCTCTGCTTTCCGTCGTTCTTTCTGATTCTGGCAGTTATAGCCTTCCTTGAACCGGGTCTTATGAACATTATGATCGTGATAGGATTCACTTCATGGATGGGCGTTGCCAGACTGGTAAGGGCTGAAACGCTGTCACTTCGAAAACGTGACTTTGTACAAGCCTCAAAGCTGGCAGGAGCCGGACCGATTCGGATTATGGCAACCCATATTTTGCCGAACGCCATTACACCTGTGCTCGTTTCGGCAACACTTGGAGTGGCAGGTGCGATACTGGTAGAATCATCTTTAAGTTTTCTCGGCCTCGGAGTGCAACCTCCTGATCCGTCGTGGGGCAATCTGCTCATGGACGGGAAAGAGGTGCTTGAAATTGCTCCGTGGCTCTCGATCTTCCCCGGAATGGCCATACTTCTAACCGTTCTGGGTTATAATCTACTTGGTGAAGCATTGCGTGACATTCTTGACCCCAGACTGAAACAGTAA
- a CDS encoding DUF5714 domain-containing protein, with product MPFKLTEWVRITHGNTPVYIRPESPDWFVPTKAGDELLRKLSLDENSCLSIAEEKFLMRLPDEATTTYHGRKELLQTGNLRELWFHLTNKCNISCNHCLFGSSPTISSTSELATERVLELTAQAEKLGCTLFALTGGEPLIHPGADRIITRMLEIESSHVAILSNGLNAEKFFSKHRYDFERCHLQISVDGIKDTHDEIRGQGMFAALEKSLHWLSAESIPFTLSMCVTKSNVTQMKEVIEFAAETGASNVHFMWYFVRGRGKAQRFVDSETIYTHLLEAMEASERTGVTIDNIEAIKSMIFAPCGTIHDGSTAGWESLAIGPDNKIYPSPATVGIDALGTPIDANLEESWLKSPVLTALRQTTCKDLSTPFKLLLGGGDTDHSWMHSGEFTGKDPYAKLYEKTALKLITDKAAQSTDHDSPRLLLKMGDRLDKCSDHGKVALTHTNCLLAVAGKDSLTIVKDFYTAAADTAKEDILNPACYAPELMDHIPEEFRFRGYGCGSPVMDAEIKSGEYVVDLGSGRGIECFIASKMVGPSGKVTGIDMLDPMLARSRSGKQAVAVNLGYDNMDFRKGYLESLPLEDNYASLLLSNCVLNLSGDKRKTFSEMFRVLKPGGRLTISDVVCESEPGPEIRNDDTLHGECIAGAQTIKNLVGLLDEAGFKSILMLKRFPYRVVGGHDFYSLTFSARKPSTEKMTRIMFRGPFATGQTAQGELLVPGTITEVPEEEAHQLGDQVFILDGDGNISNMMVGSSCCCPTPDSFDKPADTAVSVLPSAGHVVSMKNTTGCMVCGAELTYRTEYEKKICAFCGEEHEANSCCENNHFVCDKCHSEDGLEVLPHILISSTETDMVDLLIKIRNHPAIPMHGPEHHALVPGIIVAAYRNSGGKISDKVIETAISRGAKIAGGFCGFMGICGAAIGVGVAISAILEATPLTPDSRSTAQKGTLAALELIADIKAARCCQRDSWLALQAAAKVSKEILGLRITADKHMVCSQMDSNQECMGRYCPVILNNKGNHILLAPKLNLSVNSVKKS from the coding sequence TTGCCTTTTAAGCTTACCGAATGGGTTAGAATCACACACGGCAACACCCCTGTTTATATCAGACCGGAATCACCAGACTGGTTTGTTCCTACGAAAGCAGGTGACGAACTTCTCCGAAAATTATCTCTAGATGAAAACAGTTGTTTATCTATTGCCGAAGAAAAATTTCTTATGCGGCTGCCGGATGAAGCAACTACCACCTACCACGGCAGAAAAGAACTGCTGCAAACAGGCAATCTCCGTGAGCTTTGGTTCCACCTGACAAATAAGTGCAATATCAGCTGTAATCACTGCCTGTTCGGATCATCACCGACTATATCATCTACTTCTGAACTTGCTACCGAAAGAGTCCTTGAGCTTACCGCACAGGCTGAAAAACTGGGGTGTACACTTTTTGCTCTTACCGGCGGAGAACCGCTGATTCACCCGGGCGCAGATAGAATTATCACAAGAATGCTGGAAATAGAGTCAAGCCATGTGGCAATCCTTTCCAACGGCCTTAATGCAGAAAAATTCTTCTCAAAACACCGCTACGATTTCGAACGCTGCCACCTGCAGATCAGTGTAGACGGCATCAAAGATACACATGATGAAATCAGAGGACAGGGCATGTTTGCGGCTCTGGAAAAGTCCTTACACTGGCTTTCAGCCGAATCAATACCGTTTACACTTTCCATGTGTGTTACAAAGTCTAATGTTACGCAGATGAAAGAAGTAATCGAATTTGCAGCCGAGACCGGAGCTTCTAATGTTCATTTCATGTGGTATTTCGTGCGCGGAAGAGGAAAAGCACAGCGATTTGTTGATTCGGAGACCATCTACACTCACCTGCTTGAAGCAATGGAAGCAAGTGAGCGCACCGGAGTAACAATCGACAATATAGAAGCAATCAAGAGCATGATCTTTGCGCCTTGCGGGACCATTCATGATGGATCTACCGCAGGATGGGAGTCACTTGCCATCGGGCCTGACAACAAAATCTACCCTTCACCGGCCACTGTCGGTATTGATGCGCTTGGTACTCCTATTGATGCGAACCTCGAAGAAAGCTGGCTAAAAAGTCCTGTTCTGACCGCTCTTCGCCAAACAACATGCAAAGATCTTTCCACGCCTTTTAAACTGCTTCTGGGCGGCGGTGATACTGATCACAGCTGGATGCACAGCGGAGAATTTACAGGAAAAGACCCATACGCCAAGTTATATGAAAAAACAGCTCTGAAACTTATCACAGACAAAGCGGCACAAAGCACTGACCATGATTCACCAAGGTTACTGCTCAAAATGGGCGACAGATTAGATAAATGTTCAGACCACGGTAAGGTGGCTCTGACCCATACCAACTGCCTGTTAGCGGTTGCCGGTAAAGACAGCCTTACTATCGTAAAAGATTTTTATACTGCGGCGGCTGATACGGCCAAAGAAGACATCCTGAATCCAGCATGCTACGCGCCAGAGCTGATGGACCACATACCTGAAGAATTCAGGTTCCGTGGATACGGGTGCGGATCTCCTGTTATGGACGCAGAGATCAAATCCGGCGAATACGTTGTAGACCTTGGCAGCGGACGCGGAATTGAATGTTTCATAGCCTCTAAAATGGTCGGACCTTCAGGCAAAGTAACCGGAATAGATATGCTTGATCCCATGCTGGCCCGTTCACGCAGCGGAAAACAAGCGGTCGCGGTAAATCTGGGCTACGACAACATGGACTTTCGCAAAGGATATCTAGAATCTCTCCCGCTCGAAGATAATTATGCAAGCCTGCTGCTTTCAAACTGTGTGCTGAATCTATCCGGTGACAAGCGTAAAACCTTTTCTGAAATGTTCAGGGTTTTGAAACCCGGTGGCAGACTGACTATCTCGGACGTTGTTTGCGAAAGTGAACCCGGTCCTGAAATCCGTAATGACGACACACTGCACGGTGAATGCATCGCCGGAGCACAGACCATTAAAAATCTTGTAGGATTGCTGGACGAAGCCGGATTCAAATCAATCCTTATGCTCAAACGTTTTCCATACAGAGTAGTCGGCGGACATGACTTTTATTCTTTGACCTTTTCAGCTCGCAAACCGTCCACAGAAAAGATGACAAGAATCATGTTCAGAGGTCCGTTTGCAACGGGGCAGACTGCGCAGGGTGAATTACTTGTCCCCGGAACCATTACTGAAGTCCCTGAAGAAGAAGCGCATCAACTTGGAGATCAAGTCTTTATTCTTGATGGAGACGGCAACATATCTAATATGATGGTAGGATCATCCTGCTGCTGCCCTACTCCTGATTCATTTGATAAACCTGCTGATACAGCAGTGTCTGTTCTGCCATCTGCAGGACACGTTGTCAGCATGAAGAATACAACAGGCTGTATGGTCTGCGGAGCGGAACTGACATATCGGACAGAATATGAAAAAAAGATCTGTGCATTCTGCGGAGAAGAACATGAAGCCAACAGTTGCTGCGAAAACAACCACTTTGTCTGCGATAAATGCCACAGCGAAGACGGACTGGAAGTCCTGCCGCATATCCTTATAAGCAGTACAGAAACGGATATGGTTGATCTTCTCATAAAAATTAGGAACCATCCGGCGATTCCTATGCATGGTCCGGAACACCACGCGCTGGTTCCGGGGATTATTGTTGCCGCTTATCGCAACAGCGGCGGAAAAATAAGTGACAAAGTAATTGAAACGGCTATTTCACGCGGAGCCAAAATAGCTGGAGGGTTCTGCGGATTTATGGGAATATGCGGAGCCGCCATAGGGGTGGGTGTCGCAATAAGTGCTATTCTTGAAGCAACTCCTCTGACGCCTGATTCACGATCGACTGCGCAGAAGGGAACCCTTGCTGCTCTTGAATTAATTGCAGATATCAAAGCAGCAAGATGCTGTCAGCGGGACTCGTGGCTGGCTCTTCAGGCCGCGGCGAAGGTGTCAAAGGAAATTCTTGGCTTGCGTATTACGGCAGACAAGCATATGGTCTGCTCCCAAATGGACAGCAATCAGGAGTGCATGGGCAGATACTGCCCGGTAATCCTCAACAATAAAGGGAATCATATTCTTCTTGCTCCAAAACTGAATTTAAGCGTTAATTCTGTTAAAAAAAGTTAA
- the rpmA gene encoding 50S ribosomal protein L27, protein MAHKKAGGSSKNGRDSNAKYRGVKRYAGQEVLAGSILVRQVGTKIHPGKNVGTGRDWTLFALVDGVVKYEKYVRNNRSKTRVLIVPAEA, encoded by the coding sequence ATGGCACATAAGAAAGCGGGCGGTAGCTCGAAAAACGGTCGCGACAGTAATGCTAAATACCGTGGTGTAAAGCGTTACGCTGGTCAGGAAGTTCTGGCTGGAAGTATCTTGGTTCGTCAGGTTGGAACTAAAATCCACCCCGGCAAGAACGTAGGTACAGGTAGAGACTGGACTTTGTTTGCACTGGTTGACGGTGTTGTAAAATACGAAAAGTATGTTCGCAACAATCGTAGCAAAACCAGAGTTCTCATCGTTCCTGCTGAAGCCTAA
- a CDS encoding MBL fold metallo-hydrolase, with amino-acid sequence MDIKAFALGPLETNCYVITNDNKAVVIDPGGDPTAVLAFLKKSGFELESILNTHLHFDHIVGNAALAEATGKTIYADESGLSLMNTPLGDGSMIGIKVAPFKSEHIKIGKTEMVGLECNVLSTPGHAPGSLTFHFPALETAFVGDLIFRRSIGRTDFPGGDLDMLKKSVQENIFTLPENTTLLSGHGPSTSVAEEKNHNPFFSDMQF; translated from the coding sequence ATGGATATTAAAGCATTTGCTCTCGGTCCCCTTGAAACAAACTGTTACGTAATCACCAATGACAATAAAGCTGTTGTAATTGATCCAGGCGGAGATCCTACCGCTGTACTTGCTTTTTTAAAGAAATCAGGATTTGAACTGGAAAGTATTCTGAACACACATCTGCACTTCGATCACATTGTTGGGAACGCAGCTCTTGCAGAAGCCACTGGCAAAACCATATACGCTGATGAGTCCGGTCTTTCACTTATGAATACACCGTTAGGCGACGGCAGCATGATCGGTATAAAGGTTGCTCCTTTCAAGTCAGAGCATATTAAAATCGGCAAGACTGAGATGGTCGGACTTGAATGTAATGTTCTTTCTACACCAGGGCATGCTCCCGGCAGTTTGACCTTTCATTTCCCTGCTCTTGAGACAGCCTTTGTCGGTGATTTAATTTTCCGCCGTTCCATAGGCAGGACAGACTTCCCCGGCGGAGATCTTGATATGCTTAAAAAGTCAGTTCAGGAAAATATTTTTACTTTGCCGGAGAATACCACTCTTTTATCAGGACACGGCCCGTCAACTTCTGTCGCAGAAGAGAAAAATCACAATCCTTTTTTCAGTGACATGCAATTTTAA
- a CDS encoding response regulator — protein sequence MSCKDLSKLKILVADDSRPVRLVLKTYLGQLGFEPTLAENGTEALQKLITEKFDVAFMDVHMPEMNGTEVVSRIRNEGMTIPVFAMTTGDDAELLTKCLNCGYNSFLLKPIIKTELTKIISKLTDSH from the coding sequence ATGAGTTGTAAAGATTTATCAAAATTAAAAATTTTAGTTGCAGATGATTCACGTCCTGTCCGGCTTGTACTTAAAACATATCTGGGACAACTTGGATTTGAACCGACTCTTGCTGAGAACGGCACTGAAGCCCTTCAGAAACTCATCACTGAAAAGTTTGACGTAGCGTTTATGGACGTTCACATGCCAGAGATGAATGGAACAGAAGTAGTTTCCAGAATCAGAAATGAAGGGATGACTATACCTGTTTTTGCCATGACCACAGGTGACGATGCAGAGCTGCTCACCAAATGTCTGAATTGTGGATACAACAGCTTTCTGCTTAAGCCGATCATAAAAACAGAGCTGACTAAAATAATTTCAAAGTTAACCGATTCTCACTGA
- a CDS encoding ABC transporter permease: MLDIAFKIASKIAWVGVVFIGITVISFWVIHLAPGSPTDMQTTLNPKATIETRQKLEKLYGLDKPLYIQYGQWVSRMVRFDFGLSMSGDHRPVWERIKERLPLTFGMNVASLFLTLLIAIPIGLYSAWKQGGWFDRGMTVFVFIGFAIPGFWLALLLMLLLGIYYPILPISGLTSLDYALLSPMGKFFDLARHLTLPIFIYTFGSLAGMSRFMRSSMLEVLRQDYITTAKAKGLPMRTVLFKHAFRNGLLPVITLLGLSIPGLIGGSVIIESIFALPGLGQLFYNGVMSRDYSLIMGSLVLGALLTLAGNLLADVAYGFADPRIRAGGKD; this comes from the coding sequence ATGCTGGATATTGCCTTTAAAATAGCTTCAAAAATAGCTTGGGTCGGCGTTGTCTTCATCGGCATCACTGTTATCAGCTTCTGGGTAATTCATCTTGCCCCCGGCTCACCTACCGATATGCAGACCACCCTGAACCCTAAGGCAACAATAGAGACCCGCCAGAAGCTTGAAAAGCTTTATGGTCTGGATAAGCCTCTGTATATTCAATATGGGCAATGGGTCTCCCGTATGGTCCGCTTCGATTTCGGATTATCGATGTCCGGAGACCATCGTCCTGTGTGGGAACGTATAAAAGAACGGTTGCCTCTTACCTTCGGTATGAATGTGGCTTCACTGTTTCTGACTCTTTTAATAGCTATCCCCATAGGGCTGTACTCGGCATGGAAACAAGGCGGCTGGTTTGACCGCGGAATGACGGTATTTGTCTTCATAGGCTTTGCAATACCGGGCTTCTGGCTCGCTCTTTTGCTGATGCTGCTGCTTGGCATTTACTACCCCATTCTGCCCATATCCGGCCTGACTTCTCTTGATTATGCTCTGCTCTCACCGATGGGTAAATTTTTCGATTTAGCACGCCACCTGACACTTCCCATATTTATTTATACATTCGGAAGTCTGGCTGGGATGTCCCGTTTCATGCGCTCTTCAATGCTGGAAGTGCTCCGGCAGGATTACATCACCACCGCTAAGGCCAAAGGTCTTCCCATGCGGACGGTGCTGTTCAAGCATGCCTTTCGCAACGGATTACTGCCTGTAATCACTCTGCTGGGACTTTCCATCCCCGGGCTTATCGGCGGCAGTGTTATCATTGAATCTATTTTCGCCCTGCCCGGACTGGGGCAACTTTTTTATAACGGGGTTATGTCCCGCGATTACTCACTGATTATGGGCAGCCTTGTACTTGGAGCATTACTCACCCTTGCCGGAAACCTGCTGGCAGATGTGGCATACGGGTTTGCCGATCCTCGCATCCGTGCTGGAGGGAAGGACTAA
- a CDS encoding flavodoxin family protein, giving the protein MKQPPVIFACSHHRKGNSDLAANLFLKGIRKAGGNAEIVTLGDLDLHHCIGCLKCRTSKDNLCIFATKDEAQDLYLKIIHAPFTFFASPIYFYHLPSRLKTFIDRGQWAFEASSQSAPLFNNLADRHSYACFVAGRPKGEKLFEGAELSLKYFLKYFKTSLEPAITFKGIDFPNDLKSQPDKCGILIQAGIDAWKRSLQA; this is encoded by the coding sequence ATGAAACAACCTCCGGTTATTTTTGCATGCAGTCATCACAGAAAAGGAAACAGCGATTTAGCTGCAAACCTTTTTCTTAAAGGTATTCGAAAAGCCGGAGGGAATGCAGAAATAGTTACTCTAGGTGATTTAGATTTACACCACTGTATTGGATGTCTGAAATGCCGCACATCAAAGGACAATCTTTGTATTTTTGCAACCAAAGATGAAGCGCAGGATCTTTACCTTAAAATTATCCATGCACCGTTCACTTTCTTTGCCTCGCCCATATATTTTTACCACCTTCCTTCGCGGCTCAAAACATTCATAGACCGCGGGCAGTGGGCTTTTGAAGCGAGCAGCCAGTCTGCACCTCTATTTAACAATTTAGCTGATCGCCACTCTTACGCATGCTTTGTGGCAGGAAGGCCCAAGGGCGAAAAGCTGTTCGAAGGGGCGGAACTTTCACTGAAATATTTTCTTAAATATTTTAAAACATCCCTTGAACCTGCTATTACTTTCAAGGGAATTGATTTTCCGAACGACCTTAAGAGTCAACCTGATAAATGTGGGATTTTGATTCAGGCTGGAATAGACGCATGGAAAAGGAGCCTTCAGGCATGA
- a CDS encoding DNA repair protein RecN: MLELLRIRDLALIEDAEIEFAPGMNALTGETGAGKSFILRAIDFLTGQRMNADMVRPGKKQALVEAMFIHPDGQESIVRRVLSAETGRSKVYVNDKLSSQTIIREMGATMILHTSQHAQQRLLQPSYQCTILDTFLKDSALPKTKDNILSSLRELLTKKNELKKRSATLLEKKDFLEFQLKEIEEVAPYPGEEDELLEKKNLLRQHEDAGKCIQNAMDIMRGEQDLSGGLSSLSSEMERVCDIFPDYEKDRETVVEFKHFIDELAMRLRSQPLDFEMEETIDDIEERLYDLSKLKRKLGRTLDQIMDMQKEIEDNLNFLDSCTIELAQISRKEKELVDKLRVTLESLFEARKIAATKLTSRIEAELKGLGFSEHVRVEFEFQPHELYPDLYEMRGRLMWIPNPGQAPQPLEKIASGGELSRFMLAITGLQSETDKPTLIFDEIDSGIGGTTLNRVGEKMQELAKRQQMILITHWPQLAELADRHFLIHKGVVNKETFTTCRQLDENEITAEISRMKGQE, encoded by the coding sequence ATGTTGGAACTGCTTAGAATACGTGACCTTGCTCTGATTGAAGATGCTGAAATCGAATTCGCACCAGGAATGAACGCCCTCACAGGCGAAACAGGAGCAGGTAAATCTTTCATTTTACGCGCCATTGATTTTTTAACAGGGCAGCGCATGAATGCCGATATGGTTAGACCGGGTAAAAAACAGGCTCTTGTTGAAGCTATGTTTATCCACCCCGACGGTCAGGAATCAATTGTCCGCAGAGTCCTTTCCGCGGAAACAGGACGTAGCAAAGTATATGTAAATGACAAACTCAGCTCACAGACAATCATCCGTGAAATGGGCGCGACAATGATTCTGCATACCAGTCAGCATGCACAGCAAAGACTTTTGCAACCCTCATATCAATGCACAATTCTTGATACTTTTCTTAAGGACTCCGCACTTCCCAAAACAAAAGACAATATTTTAAGCTCATTGCGCGAGCTGCTGACCAAAAAAAACGAGCTGAAAAAACGATCCGCAACGCTGCTTGAAAAAAAAGACTTCCTCGAATTCCAGCTTAAAGAAATTGAAGAAGTTGCACCATACCCCGGTGAAGAAGATGAGCTTCTGGAAAAAAAGAATCTGCTCCGCCAGCACGAAGATGCCGGCAAATGTATCCAGAATGCTATGGATATTATGCGGGGCGAACAAGATCTTTCAGGCGGGCTTTCATCCTTATCGTCCGAAATGGAAAGGGTTTGCGACATTTTCCCGGACTATGAAAAAGACAGGGAAACCGTGGTTGAGTTCAAACATTTCATTGACGAACTGGCAATGCGCCTCCGCTCACAGCCGCTCGATTTTGAAATGGAAGAAACTATTGATGACATAGAGGAGCGGCTTTACGACCTTTCGAAGCTTAAACGAAAACTGGGCCGCACTTTAGATCAGATTATGGATATGCAAAAAGAAATTGAGGACAATCTCAACTTTCTTGATTCCTGCACAATTGAACTCGCCCAGATTTCACGGAAAGAAAAAGAACTTGTCGATAAGCTTAGAGTAACTTTGGAGAGTCTTTTCGAGGCCAGAAAAATTGCCGCAACAAAACTGACTTCCCGTATTGAAGCTGAACTCAAAGGATTAGGATTTTCCGAACATGTCCGCGTGGAATTCGAGTTTCAGCCCCATGAGCTTTATCCTGACCTATATGAAATGAGAGGGCGGCTTATGTGGATTCCAAACCCCGGACAAGCTCCTCAGCCACTTGAAAAGATTGCATCCGGCGGTGAACTTTCGCGCTTTATGCTGGCCATTACAGGCTTGCAAAGCGAGACAGATAAACCGACGCTTATCTTCGATGAAATTGACTCAGGAATAGGCGGAACCACACTGAACAGAGTCGGTGAAAAAATGCAGGAACTTGCAAAACGTCAGCAAATGATACTTATCACCCACTGGCCGCAGCTTGCAGAACTTGCGGACAGGCACTTCCTGATTCATAAGGGCGTAGTAAACAAAGAAACTTTCACAACATGCAGACAACTTGATGAAAATGAAATCACAGCAGAGATTTCGCGCATGAAGGGTCAGGAATAA